A stretch of the Vigna radiata var. radiata cultivar VC1973A chromosome 7, Vradiata_ver6, whole genome shotgun sequence genome encodes the following:
- the LOC106766734 gene encoding truncated transcription factor CAULIFLOWER A, which produces MGRGRVELKRIENKINRQVTFSKRRSGLIKKAREISVLCDADVALIVFSTKGKLLEYSNHPSMERILERYERHSYAEKQEGAGDQPPNENWAIEHEKLKARVEVLQRHQRNFMGEELDNINLRGLQSLEQQLDSALKHIRSRKNQAMHESISELQKKDKALRERNNLLAKKIKEKEKALESLSIGGSPEARCNERTPTSTQPKTIIPPWMMTLPTHE; this is translated from the exons ATGGGAAGGGGAAGAGTGGAGTTGAAAAGGATCGAAAACAAGATCAACAGGCAAGTCACCTTCTCAAAGAGAAGATCTGGTTTGATCAAGAAAGCCCGCGAGATCTCTGTGCTTTGCGATGCTGATGTGGCTCTCATAGTCTTCTCTACTAAAGGCAAGCTTTTGGAATACTCTAACCACCCTTC TATGGAAAGAATTCTTGAACGGTATGAGAGGCATTCGTATGCGGAGAAGCAAGAAGGTGCAGGTGATCAACCACCAAAT GAAAACTGGGCTATAGAACACGAAAAATTGAAGGCTAGGGTGGAGGTACTACAGCGACATCAAAG GAATTTCATGGGAGAAGAGCTTGATAACATAAATCTTAGAGGACTTCAGAGTTTAGAACAACAACTTGATTCCGCCCTCAAACACATTAGATCACGAAAG AACCAAGCCATGCATGAATCTATTTCAGAGCTTCAGAAAAAG GATAAGGCTCTTCGGGAACGTAACAACTTGCTCGCCAAGAAG ataaaagaaaaagagaaggcaCTGGAGTCCCTGAGTATTGG AGGTTCCCCAGAAGCGAGATGTAATGAAAGAACTCCAACATCAACTCAACCTAAAACCATAATTCCTCCTTGGATGATGACTCTTCCTACACATGAATAG
- the LOC106766421 gene encoding uncharacterized protein LOC106766421, with protein MFNLVFFSNFVKIVNGNVSTWATEGDSKLNPPTTTSESSRRVEDGKGEIFGVILGRSASXSTSFSSASGAFEVTMKRAFSMGRSSSVSERYCKIHDTAVASPIEDDDDDEVEGTTRSKEEKGVRMKIKILKACKRLLRFPF; from the exons atgttcaatttggtcttttTCAGTAACttcgttaaaattgttaacggcaacGTGTCCACATGGGCAACGG AGGGTGATTCTAAATTGAATCCACCAACAACAACCAGCGAGAGTTCGAGGAGGGTGGAAGATGGGAAGGGAGAGATATTCGGAGTGATACTGGGTAGGAGTGCTTCTNTTTCAACCAGTTTTTCTTCTGCATCAGGGGCGTTTGAGGTTACAATGAAAAGGGCATTCTCAATGGGAAGATCTTCATCGGTTTCAGAGAGGTACTGCAAGATCCATGACACAGCAGTAGCATCGCCGATTGaagatgatgacgatgatgaagTTGAAGGTACAACAAGATCCAAGGAGGAGAAGGGAGTGAGGATGAAGATTAAGATCCTCAAAGCATGTAAGCGCCTTCTTCGATTCCCATTCTAG
- the LOC106767914 gene encoding uncharacterized protein LOC106767914 — translation MGKPRIGLCFGHATPRVRACSASTFRSKSPSSASTKYANRTEFSGDHSNGAEAGNKIMVVVDSSFEAKGALDWALSHTVQSQDTLVLVHVTRPKMEDRESGGKFNVKAYQLLLDMKSMCERKRAGVMVNVVMLEGEEKGVAIVEEAKQQRVSLLVVGQRKRSFLRCILRTWIRKGTRPGFVEYCIQNSPCITIAIRRKNKKHGGYLITTKRHKNFWLLA, via the exons ATGGGAAAACCACGTATCGGACTGTGCTTTGGTCACGCCACGCCTCGTGTTCGAGCCTGTTCTGCGTCTACTTTTCGCTCCAAGTCCCCCTCCTCTGCTTCCACCAAATATGCAAACAGAACTGAGTTTTCAGGCGACCACTCTAACGGGGCGGAAGCAGGCAACAAGATAATGGTGGTTGTGGATTCTAGCTTTGAAGCTAAAGGGGCTCTTGATTGGGCACTTTCTCACACTGTTCAAAGCCAAGACACTCTTGTTCTTGTTCATGTCACCAGACCCAAAATGGAAG ATAGGGAATCTGGTGGGAAGTTTAATGTGAAGGCTTATCAACTTCTCCTTGATATGAAAAGTATGTGCGAAAGGAAGAGAGCAGGGGTGATGGTGAATGTAGTGATGTTGGAAGGAGAGGAAAAGGGTGTTGCCATAGTGGAAGAGGCAAAGCAACAAAGGGTGTCATTATTGGTTGTGGGACAAAGAAAACGGTCCTTCTTACGATGCATCTTGCGAACATGGATACGAAAAGGAACAAGACCTGGATTCGTGGAGTATTGTATACAGAACTCACCCTGCATCACAATTGCCATCAGGAGGAAGAATAAGAAACATGGAGGCTACTTGATTACTACCAAACGTCACAAAAATTTTTGGCTTTTGGCTtag
- the LOC106765707 gene encoding probable galacturonosyltransferase 11 — translation MRRRAADFRRPARRRFSYWIWLLLAFSFIIALLLFLLQHNHHHRDPHHYPLPERNERVEQFAKESLNFTQEILSVTSFSRQLAEQMILAKAYVVIAKEHNNLHLAWQLSSKIRNCQLLLSKAAITGEPITLEEAEPIIRSLSLLMFKAQDIHYDIATTIVTMRSHIQALEERANAAIVQSTVFGQIAAEAIPKSLHCLNVKLMSDWLRMPSLQELSDERKNSPRLVDNNLYHFCIFSDNVLATSVVVNSTVSNADHPKQLVFHIVTTGVSYGVMLAWFLRNDFKGATIEIQNIEEFHWLNASYSPLVKQLLNPDSRTFYFGAYQDLNVEPKMRNPKYLSLLNHLQFYIPEIYPQLEKVVFLDDDLVVQKDLTPLFSLDLHGNVNGAVETCLEAFHRYYKYLNFSNSVISSRFDPQACAWAFGMNIFDLVAWRKANVTGRYHYWQEQNADGTLWKLGILPPALLCFYGLTEPLDRRWHVLGLGYDLNIDNRLIESAAVIHFNGNMKPWLKLAIGRYKPLWDKYINQSHPHLQDCVTS, via the exons ATGCGACGACGGGCTGCCGATTTTCGGCGCCCGGCTCGACGGAGGTTTTCATATTGGATCTGGCTTCTCCTCGCCTTCTCCTTTATTATTGCTCtccttctcttccttctccaacacaaccaccaccaccgaGATCCGCATCATTATCCTTTGCCG GAGAGAAATGAAAGAGTTGAACAATTTGCTAAGGAGAGTTTGAATTTTACTCAAGAGATTTTAAGTGTTACGTCATTTTCACGACAGTTAGCAGAACAAATGATTCTGGCCAAAGCTTATGTGGTTATTGCCAAAGAGCATAACAATCTTCACCTTGCCTGGCAGCTTAGCTCAAAGATCAGGAATTGCCAACTTTTGCTTTCAAAAGCGGCCATCACTGGTGAGCCCATCACGTTGGAGGAAGCAGAGCCAATAATTAGAAGCCTTTCTCTTCTAATGTTTAAGGCACAAGATATCCATTATGACATTGCAACCACAATAGTGACCATGAGATCACATATTCAAGCTCTAGAAGAGCGAGCGAATGCAGCAATAGTTCAAAGCACCGTGTTTGGTCAAATAGCAGCTGAAGCAATACCCAAAAGTCTTCACTGTCTAAATGTGAAACTCATGTCTGATTGGCTAAGGATGCCTTCCCTGCAGGAACTCTCAGATGAGAGGAAAAACTCCCCACGGCTTGTGGACAACAATCTATATCATTTCTGCATATTTTCAGATAATGTACTGGCAACATCTGTAGTTGTAAACTCAACTGTCTCCAATGCTGACCATCCAAAGCAATTGGTCTTTCACATTGTCACTACTGGAGTCAGTTATGGGGTAATGCTAGCGTGGTTCCTACGCAATGACTTTAAAGGAGCCACCATAGAGATACAGAACATAGAGGAGTTTCATTGGTTGAATGCATCTTATTCTCCACTTGTGAAGCAGCTCCTCAATCCTGATTCAAGAACCTTCTATTTTGGAGCGTATCAAGATTTAAATGTTGAACCCAAAATGCGGAATCCCAAGTATCTTTCTTTATTGAATCATCTTCAGTTTTACATCCCTGAGATTTATCCGCAACTCGAGAAGGTTGTCTTCCTGGATGATGACCTTGTAGTCCAGAAGGATCTGACCCCACTTTTCTCACTGGATTTGCATGGGAATGTGAATGGTGCTGTGGAAACTTGTCTTGAAGCATTTCATCGATACTACAAGTATCTCAATTTCTCAAATTCAGTAATTAGCTCGAGATTTGATCCACAGGCATGTGCATGGGCATTTGGTATGAACATTTTTGACTTGGTTGCATGGAGGAAGGCAAATGTGACCGGAAGATATCACTATTGGCAAGAGCAGAATGCTGATGGGACACTCTGGAAGCTGGGGATACTTCCTCCTGCTCTTCTGTGTTTTTATGGTTTGACAGAGCCACTTGACAGAAGATGGCATGTTTTAGGATTGGGTTATGACCTAAATATTGACAATCGACTCATCGAAAGTGCGGCAGTCATTCACTTCAACGGGAACATGAAGCCGTGGTTGAAGTTAGCCATAGGCAGGTACAAGCCACTATGGGACAAGTACATAAATCAAAGTCACCCTCATCTTCAAGATTGTGTCACAAGTTGA
- the LOC106766881 gene encoding isoaspartyl peptidase/L-asparaginase, which yields MGWAIALHGGAGDIPLSLPPERRQPREEALRHCLHIGVEGLKAKLPPLDVVERVVRELENIPQFNAGKGSVLTSKGTVEMEASIMDGTTMNCGAVSGLTTVVNAVSLARLVMEKTPHIYLAFDGAEEFARQQGVETLHSSHFITAENIERLKQAIEANRVQIDYTQPIQNDTKKETAIANGDSQIGTVGCVAVDGNGNLASATSTGGLVNKMVGRIGDTPVIGAGTYADTRCAVSATGKGEAIIRGTVARDVAALMEFKGLSLEEAATCVVHERTPKGTVGLVAVSAKGEVAMPFNTTGMFRACATEDGYSEISIWPAATKFE from the exons ATGGGTTGGGCCATAGCTCTACACGGCGGCGCCGGTGACATCCCCCTTTCGCTACCACCGGAGCGCCGTCAGCCACGAGAGGAAGCCCTCCGCCACTGCCTCCATATCGGCGTCGAAGGTCTCAAAGCCAAACTGCCTCCTCTCGACGTGGTTGAGCGCGTC GTTCGGGAGTTGGAGAACATTCCGCAGTTCAACGCGGGGAAGGGATCTGTGCTCACTTCCAAAGGCACCGTCGAAATGGAAGCTTCAATCATGGACGGCACCACTATGAATTGCGGAGCCGTTTCTGGCCTCACTACGGTTGTCAACGCCGTCTCTCTCGCTCGATTGGTCATGGAGAAGACGCCTCACATTTATCTAGCTTTCGATGGAGCAGAGGAATTTGCAAGACAACAA GGCGTTGAGACTCTCCATTCAAGCCATTTTATCACCGCAGAAAACATTGAAAGGCTAAAGCAGGCAATAGAAGCCAATAGGGTCCAG ATTGACTATACCCAACCTATCCAAAATGATACTAAGAAAGAAACAGCAATTGCTAATGGTGATAGTCAAATTGGAACTGTTGGGTGTGTGGCTGTTGATGGTAATGGAAATTTAGCTTCTGCAACATCTACTGGTGGACTAGTGAACAAAATGGTTGGCCGAATTGGTGACACACCGGTCATAGGTGCTGGGACCTATGCTGATACACGTTGTGCGGTTTCGGCAACAGGCAAAGGTGAAGCAATAATACGAGGAACTGTGGCAAGAGATGTCGCTGCTCTAATGGAGTTTAAGGGTCTTTCTCTCGAGGAAGCTGCGACTTGTGTTGTGCATGAACGCACGCCAAAAGGCACTGTTGGTTTGGTTGCTGTGTCTGCCAAAGGAGAAGTTGCAATGCCTTTTAATACAACAGGCATGTTCAGAGCTTGTGCTACTGAAGATGGGTATTCTGAGATTTCAATTTGGCCTGCTGCCACCAAATTTGAGTGA